TCATAATTAACGCTCTCAGGAGCAAATATACGAACACTTGTATATACATGTCAAGAGTAAAATGAAATTTTTTATGATTTGCCGTTCGAGAGGACTATTTTTCTGTGTGGGTCTGGCCAATTGTTGAAACCAAATAAGAAACGGGGTTTGATCTGGCGACCAACCCCCGTCATCTAATTAACGCTCTCGGCAGCAAATATACGAAACTTGTATATACATGCCAAGCCAACAAATGAAAATTTATCCATCTGCCTGGTTGCCAGTTTTTAAAAAGCGATAGGTCAGTGCAGCGAATACGGTGTATACGATATGCGCTGGAATACGTTGTATGTAGAAATCGACATAGTGCTGTCTTGGAGGCAATGGATGTAGTTTAAAGGTTCCTTTCCAGATTAGCAGCCCGAATACTCCGGCTACGGCACCAAGAACCAATGCATCTTTAAAAGTACATTTGATCCGTCCCGTTTGCCACAACTCCACGAAAACAGCTGCAAATACAAAGCCCATAGCGTAATGTGCTCCCCATCCGGCAATCTTCTTTGCGTTGCTCGATAAAAACGGCGCAAGCCTCGAGATCATCTTTTCAAGGTGATCAGGTTCGCTGTAATTGTCTTTCATCATGAGCGACATAAGTTCGCTGCCTGCTGTCATTGCGGTAGTGCCGCCTACGCCCGTAAGGATGATTTGTGACGCTTTATTCATTTCAACTTTTCTATGTAGAACTGGTAATCTAACAATCGCCAAAATGGTTGGTTTTAAGAAGGTCTACATTAGGCTTAAGATAAATACCTTTCGCATAGTGTATTTATTATATGTCAAACCGATGATGGTTAGATTTCGAGCCTGTTTGCACCCTATTACGACCCTATTAGCACCTAATTACCACCTTATTAAACTATGGCGCAGTCACATCTCATCTTAAATCGTATTTTTGCATAAATATTAAGGCATTGGGAACATTACTGGATACAGGGATTAAGGGTTATAATAACTATGGTACTTTTCTACGTGAGAAGTATCAGGGGCAGCGGGTATTTAAGGCTATCGTTGATGGAGGTTTTACCTGCCCTAATCGCGACGGTAGTAAAGGCTTCGGTGGCTGCACTTATTGCAATGTTGATTCGTTTACGCCTGAAACAGCGCGAAAGCTTCCTACATTAAAAGAACAACTCATTGAGAATATGGACCGTGGGCGAAAGCTTTATAAAGCCGATAAGTTCATCGTTTATTTTCAGCCCAATACCAATACCTATGCGCCGGCACATTATCTAAAGATGATGTACGATGAGGCTTTGTCCGTAAATACAGAAGATATCGTCGGTTTGGCTGTGGGCACCAGGCCTGATTGTATTGATGCTGAAAAGGTAGCGTTGCTGGAAAGTTATGCGGACCGTTTTAATGTCGACCTGGAGATGGGCATGGAGTCAATCTACGACGAGACACTGGAGCAAATCAACAGGGGTTGCAGTCACGGCGAGTTTGTTGCTGCAGTGAAACTGCTTGAAAACACTAAACTCGATCTGTGCGTACATACGATCTTCGGTTTTCCAAATGAAACGGAGGATATGATGCTTAACTATATTCATGAAATTAACCGCTTTCCGCAAATTAAGTTCGTAAAGTTTCATCACCTTCACATCGTGGAAGGCTCCATTATGGGTGTAAAGTATAAGCGAAATCCATTTAAGCTGTTTACGCTTGATGAGTATACCGATCTCCTGTGTCGTGCAATTCCGTTATTGCGACCAGATATTGTCATCCAGAGATTGTTTGGCGTGTCTGATTGGGATCTCCTGATCGCCCCAAAATGGGGACTTCCTAAATCCGCAGTCCAAACCTACATCGACAAGGAGATTGAGCGCCGCGGGGTGGTCCAAGGTTCCGCTTATGTAACCCCAGGTAAATAATCGCCAAAGAGCTCAACAATCTTTCTTTTACGGTAATCAAATATTTCGCGCAGGCGTTGCCTTACAAGTGCACTATTGGCCACACTCCCAAGCATGCCTAATGGGAGGCCATAAGTGAGGAGATCTTTCATTTCAGTGCCGCCGGGGATTGATCTGAAATGGTGCTGATGGTGCCAGAACCTGAAAGGACCGAATCGCTGCTCATCGACAAAATACCGCTCGTTGATTACGTGGGTGATTTCGGTCATCCAGTTTAGCTGAATTCCGAAAAGCGGCGCGACCTTATAAGTGATAATCATCCCTGGGTACATTTTCGTTCCCTGATCGTAATCGGACGTTACGTTGAAGGCCATATTTGGCGGCGTTATTTTAACAAGGTTTAGTGGCGACGAGAAAAAATCCCATGCTTCAGGTATTGGCACAGGGATGCTCTGTGTAAAGGTGAGCTGGTATGCTTTCATAGTATATACACAGTTACATCCTGTATACTGTTTTCACTCTGGCTAAACTCATGTTTGTTGAAAGTTTTTCAAAAAGACCTCATTTTTATTTTTTTCTAAAAAAATATGGGTGTGAAACTCGCTAATATTAGAAAAACACAAAATTTTATAGCCTTTTTTGTTATAAATTCATGTTTTAGTGTTGTTTTATTATAAAAATCTCGGGATTTTTATGTTTTTGTTGATCATATTCGTTTGAATTATCAATTTTATTCATAGTTTTATAAAAAAATCAAACAAACACATAATTAAAAACTTGTAAAATCTAACATTTATGGCAAAAGTTTTATTTAAACAGTGGGGTCCGTTTGCAGTTTTGATGATAATTGCAATTTTGGCTCTTTTTATTCCCTTACTTCCAAACTTTGATGAGGGAAAGTATAATGCGGCGGATGTTGCATTTATATTAGTAGCGGCGGCACTGGTGTTTTTGATGACGCCGGGGTTGGCTTTCTTCTATGGTGGAATGGTTGATCGCAAAAACGTGCTGTCTACCATGATCAAAAGTGTTGTTGCGGCTGGCGTTGTTACTGTGCTATGGGTTGTAGTCGGTTTCAGTCTTGCATTTGGGGAGTCGAACGGCGGCTTGATTGGAAGCCCGTCCACTTACCTTTTCTTCCAAGGTGTTAATTCGGGACCTGCCTGGGGTACAATACCGCTTTCACTATTTGCCGTGTTCCAGTTAATGTTTGCGATTATTACGCCAGGCTTGGTTGTAGGTGCCGTAGCTGAAAGAATCCGTTTTACATCCTACATTCTTTTTATCGTCTTGTTTGCGCTGCTAGTGTATTCGCCACTGGCACACTGGACCTGGCACTCAGAAGGTTTGCTTTTCAAAATGGGCGTGCTGGATTTTGCCGGAGGTACCGTAGTGCATATTTCTGCAGGTATGGCTGCTTTGGCTGGTGCACTGGTTCTGAAGCGTAGAAAGTCGCACATCGAACACAGAGAGGTTCCGCCTGCTAATATTCCTTATGTACTGATCGGAACAGGCTTGCTTTGGTTTGGCTGGTTCGGGTTCAATGCAGGATCTGCTTTAGGAGCCAACGTTTTAGCGGTGTCAGCTTTTCTTACTACCAATATTGCTGCTGGTGCTGCTGGTCTGTCGTGGATGTTCTTCGATGTTGCCAGAGGCAAGAAGCCATCTGTTCTTGGTTTTTGTATAGGAGCTGTGGTTGGTCTTGTAGCCATTACGCCTGGTGCCGGTTTTGTAAGTATTCCGTCGAGCATATTCATTGGGGCCATTGCTGCGGTAATCTCTAATCTGGTGGTTTCATGGAAACAGAAAACCAGTTTGGACGACACGCTTGATGTGTTCCCTTGTCATGGCGTGGGCGGCATCGTCGGTATGTTGCTTACTGGTGTGTTTGCAACGAAAACAGTAAATCCGGCTGGTGTGGACGGTTTACTTTACGGCAATCCAGAGTTCTTCGTTACGCAGCTTAAAGGCATGCTGATTAGTGTTGTATTTAGTTTCGTAATGTCCTTTATTGTTTTCAAAGTAATCAATCTTGTACAGCCTATCCGTGTATCTGAAGAAGAGGAGATGGAAGGACTTGATGCTTCGCAGCACAATGAAAAGTACGTTCAGGGAACACTTATCGTCGCTGGCCGTGAAGTAGAAAATACATTTTAATCTAAACTATCAATCTCAACCACAAACCTAAATTTATGAAACTAAAATTTGCATTAACCGCTGCATTGTTGTCTTCTGTTTCCTTTGTTTTTGCGCAAGAAGAAGCTGAGTCCCCTTTGGAGATCTCAGGTTCAGTCGACGCTTACTACAAGTATGATTTCGCAAACCGACCAAACATTGCGACTTACTTTGCTAACGAGCATAATTCTATTTCAATAGGTATGATCGATCTGGCGTTGAAGAAGACCACCGGTAAGGCTTCATTCGTCGGGGAACTGTCCTTTGGACCACGCGGGCAGTTCCAATCGATCCCCAACTCAGATGGAAGTTATGATGAGACCGGACCGAACAGTTTTCACATACAAAACCTTTATGTGAGTTATGCATTCACTGATAAGTTTTCAATGACCGCAGGGTATATGGGGACATTTATTGGTTATGAAGTAATTTCGCCGGCTGCTAATTTTAACTATTCTACGTCCTATCTATTCGGGAGCGGCCCTTTTCAAAACGCGGGTATAAAAGGTACCTATGCGTTTTCAGACAAAGTTAGTCTGATGGTAGGCTTGTTCAACGACTGGAACGTATATCAGGATTTTAACGGCGTATCTCATATCGGTGCTCAGCTCGCTTTAAGTCCGGTTGAAGGATGGTCGGCCTATCTGAATGTTTTGTCGGGTACCTCTGCAGGTGCGCCAGGTACAGGAACTATTTTTGATCTGACTACCGCGTATCAGATTACTGATAAGTTTAAACTAGGGCTGAATGCGGCTGATTACACAGTTTCTAACGACAACGGCGGTTATACCGGCGCAGCACT
This region of Pedobacter faecalis genomic DNA includes:
- a CDS encoding porin yields the protein MKLKFALTAALLSSVSFVFAQEEAESPLEISGSVDAYYKYDFANRPNIATYFANEHNSISIGMIDLALKKTTGKASFVGELSFGPRGQFQSIPNSDGSYDETGPNSFHIQNLYVSYAFTDKFSMTAGYMGTFIGYEVISPAANFNYSTSYLFGSGPFQNAGIKGTYAFSDKVSLMVGLFNDWNVYQDFNGVSHIGAQLALSPVEGWSAYLNVLSGTSAGAPGTGTIFDLTTAYQITDKFKLGLNAADYTVSNDNGGYTGAALYPQYAFTPSVALGLRGEYFTLKDAVDGTDGSTSDASVTSITLSGNIKSGGLTFIPEVRFDNDEDQIWAFTKSNGAFTKTASQFSLAVVYAF
- a CDS encoding TIGR01212 family radical SAM protein (This family includes YhcC from E. coli K-12, an uncharacterized radical SAM protein.), encoding MGTLLDTGIKGYNNYGTFLREKYQGQRVFKAIVDGGFTCPNRDGSKGFGGCTYCNVDSFTPETARKLPTLKEQLIENMDRGRKLYKADKFIVYFQPNTNTYAPAHYLKMMYDEALSVNTEDIVGLAVGTRPDCIDAEKVALLESYADRFNVDLEMGMESIYDETLEQINRGCSHGEFVAAVKLLENTKLDLCVHTIFGFPNETEDMMLNYIHEINRFPQIKFVKFHHLHIVEGSIMGVKYKRNPFKLFTLDEYTDLLCRAIPLLRPDIVIQRLFGVSDWDLLIAPKWGLPKSAVQTYIDKEIERRGVVQGSAYVTPGK
- a CDS encoding ammonium transporter, whose protein sequence is MAKVLFKQWGPFAVLMIIAILALFIPLLPNFDEGKYNAADVAFILVAAALVFLMTPGLAFFYGGMVDRKNVLSTMIKSVVAAGVVTVLWVVVGFSLAFGESNGGLIGSPSTYLFFQGVNSGPAWGTIPLSLFAVFQLMFAIITPGLVVGAVAERIRFTSYILFIVLFALLVYSPLAHWTWHSEGLLFKMGVLDFAGGTVVHISAGMAALAGALVLKRRKSHIEHREVPPANIPYVLIGTGLLWFGWFGFNAGSALGANVLAVSAFLTTNIAAGAAGLSWMFFDVARGKKPSVLGFCIGAVVGLVAITPGAGFVSIPSSIFIGAIAAVISNLVVSWKQKTSLDDTLDVFPCHGVGGIVGMLLTGVFATKTVNPAGVDGLLYGNPEFFVTQLKGMLISVVFSFVMSFIVFKVINLVQPIRVSEEEEMEGLDASQHNEKYVQGTLIVAGREVENTF
- a CDS encoding SRPBCC family protein; this translates as MKAYQLTFTQSIPVPIPEAWDFFSSPLNLVKITPPNMAFNVTSDYDQGTKMYPGMIITYKVAPLFGIQLNWMTEITHVINERYFVDEQRFGPFRFWHHQHHFRSIPGGTEMKDLLTYGLPLGMLGSVANSALVRQRLREIFDYRKRKIVELFGDYLPGVT